DNA sequence from the Cohnella herbarum genome:
CAGTCGCTTGGGCCTCTTCACTGCGGCCCCCTCGTGCTATTCACACTACCGGGGCACCCCTTCTCCCGAAGTTACGGGGTCATTTTGCCGAGTTCCTTAACGAGAGTTCTTCCGCGCGCCTTAGAATTCTCATCTCGCCCACCTGTGTCGGTTTGCGGTACGGGCACCTTCTCCTGGCTAGAGGCTTTTCTTGGCAGCGTGGGTACATGACCTTCGGTACTATGATTTTCCCTCCCCATCACAGCTTGAGGTTACAGTGTGCGGATTTGCCTACACACACCTCTTACTGCTTGGACGAGCTATTCCATCAGCTCGCGTCGTTCTCCTCCTGCGTCCCCCCATTGCTCATAACGGATTACGGTGGTACAGGAATTTCAACCTGTTGTCCATCCACTACGCCTTTCGGCCTCGCGTTAGGTCCCGACTTACCCTGGGCGGACGAACCTACCCCAGGAACCCTTAGGCTTTCGGCGGACAGGATTCTCACCTGTCTTTTCGTTACTCATACCGGCATTCTCACTTGTATACAGTCCACCGTTCCTTCCGGTACGACTTCAACCCGTATACAACGCTCCCCTACCCAAGCGCGCTTGCGCGCGTCTGCCATAGCTTCGGTGGTGTGTTTAGCCCCGTTACATTTTCGGCGCAGAGTCACTCGACCAGTGAGCTATTACGCACTCTTTAAATGGTGGCTGCTTCTAAGCCAACATCCTGGTTGTCTTCGCAACTCCACATCCTTTCCCACTTAACACACACTTGGGGACCTTAGCTGATGATCTGGGCTCTTTCCCTCTTGACGACGGATCTTAGCACTCGCCGTCTGACTCCCGAGTATACATACATGGCATTCGGAGTTTGACTGGACTTGGTAACCCTTGGCGGGCCCCGCACCCAATCAGTGCTCTACCTCCATGATGCTAAACCTCGAGGCTAGCCCTAAAGCTATTTCGGGGAGAACCAGCTATCTCCGAGTTCGATTGGAATTTCTCCCCTACCCCCACGTCATCCCAGAGCTTTTCAACGCTCACGAGTTCGGGCCTCCAGTGAGTGTTACCTCACCTTCACCCTGCACAGGGGTAGATCACACGGTTTCGGGTCTACGACCACGTACTTAGGCGCCCTATTCAGACTCGGTTTCCCTTCGGCTCCGCCTCATCAGCTTAACCTTGCACGTGAACGTAACTCGCCGGTTCATTCTACAAAAGGCACGCCATCACCCCTAGATCGGGCTCTGACTTCTTGTAAGCGCACGGTTTCAGGTTCTTTTTCACTCCGCTCCCGCGGTGCTTTTCACCTTTCCCTCACGGTACTGCTTCACTATCGGTCGCCAGGTAGTATTTAGCCTTGGCAGATGGTCCTGCCGGATTCCCACGGGGTTTCTCGTGTCCCGCGGTACTCAGGATCCGTCTCGGAGAGAGAAGATTTTCAGCTACAGGGTTTTTACCTTCTGTGACGGGCCTTTCCAGACCTCTTCGCTTAATCTTCTCTTTTCTTACTCCATGTGAGACGTCCTACAACCCCTAAGAGCAAGCTCTTAGGTTTGGGCTTCTCCGCTTTCGCTCGCCGCTACTGACGGAATCACTATTGTTTTCTGTTCCTCAGGGTACTTAGATGTTTCAGTTCCCCTGGTGTGCCTCCAACGAGCTATGTATTCACTCGAGGGTAACTACCCATTACGGTAGCTGGGTTTCCCCATTCGGAAATCTCCGGATCAAAGCTCACTTACAGCTCCCCGAAGCATATCGCTGTTCGTCGCGTCCTTCTTCGGCTCCTGGCGCCTAGGCATCCTCCGTGCGCACTTATTAGCTTAACCAATGCTTCGGGATATCGGTGTTTGGATCTCCGGCGGCTCTTTGTTACAAGGCTCCCGTAGCCGGGCGCAGTAACTCAGATCCGCGAGTCGTCCAAAACCGATATCCCTCCGCATACTTAGTTGACACTAGTAAGGCAGAGATGATACTTCAACTTCTTCTAATTCGCGCTTTACTTCGCTATCCAGTTTTCAAGGTACAAGTTCGGCTGCGATGCAAGCATCGTTCGCCATGACTTTTGACGTTACCATCAATCGTCGATATGAAATTGCTTTAGAAAGAGTGATTGCTCTTTCAAAACTGAACTTGAGCGTAAGAAACGGTTGCCACTTCCTTGCGTTGACAACTGAACATTAGTCTTCGACTAACGTTAGCAGTTGCAACTGGACCGTGGACTTTTTATAGCTCCGAAGAGCTCCTTAGAAAGGAGGTGATCCAGCCGCACCTTCCGATACGGCTACCTTGTTACGACTTCACCCCAATCATCTACCCCACCTTCGGCGGCTGGCTCCCTTGCGGGTTACCCCACCGACTTCGGGTGTTGTAAACTCTCGTGGTGTGACGGGCGGTGTGTACAAGACCCGGGAACGTATTCACCGCGGCATGCTGATCCGCGATTACTAGCAATTCCGACTTCATGCAGGCGAGTTGCAGCCTGCAATCCGAACTGAGACCGGCTTTGTTGGGATTGGCTCCACCTCGCGGTTTCGCAGCCCGTTGTACCGGCCATTGTAGTACGTGTGTAGCCCAGGTCATAAGGGGCATGATGATTTGACGTCATCCCCGCCTTCCTCCGGTTTGTCACCGGCAGTCAACCTAGAGTGCCCAGCTTAACCTGCTGGCAACTAAGTTTAGGGGTTGCGCTCGTTGCGGGACTTAACCCAACATCTCACGACACGAGCTGACGACAACCATGCACCACCTGTCTCCTCTGTCCCGAAGGCCGCCTCTATCTCTAGAGGATTCAGAGGGATGTCAAGACCTGGTAAGGTTCTTCGCGTTGCTTCGAATTAAACCACATACTCCACTGCTTGTGCGGGTCCCCGTCAATTCCTTTGAGTTTCAGTCTTGCGACCGTACTCCCCAGGCGGAGTGCTTAATGTGTTAACTTCGGCACCGAGGGCATGATACCCCCAACACCTAGCACTCATCGTTTACAGCGTGGACTACCAGGGTATCTAATCCTGTTTGCTCCCCACGCTTTCGCGCCTCAGCGTCAGTTACAGTCCAGAGAGCCGCCTTCGCCACTGGTGTTCCTCCACATCTCTACGCATTTCACCGCTACACGTGGAATTCCGCTCTCCTCTTCTGCACTCAAGCTCCCCAGTTTCCAGTGCATCACGGGGTTGAGCCCCGCACTTAGACACCAGACTTAAAGAGCCGCCTGCGCGCGCTTTACGCCCAATAATTCCGGACAACGCTTGCCCCCTACGTATTACCGCGGCTGCTGGCACGTAGTTAGCCGGGGCTTTCTTCTCAGGTACCGTCATCGAACCAGCAGTTAACTGGCTCTTATTCTTCCCTGGCAACAGAGCTTTACGACCCGAAAGCCTTCCTCACTCACGCGGCGTTGCTCCATCAGGCTTTCGCCCATTGTGGAAGATTCCCTACTGCTGCCTCCCGTAGGAGTCTGGGCCGTGTCTCAGTCCCAGTGTGGCCGTTCACCCTCTCAGGTCGGCTACGCATCGTCGCCTTGGTGAGCCATTACCCCACCAACTAGCTAATGCGCCGCAGGCCCATCCGCAAGCCACAGATTGCTCCGTGTTTCCCAAGCTCACCATGCGGCAAACTTGTTTATCCGGTCTTAGCATTCGTTTCCGAATGTTATCCCGATCTTGCGGGCAGGTTGCCTACGTGTTACTCACCCGTCCGCCACTAACCTCTTCAGGAGCAAGCTCCATCAGAGATCCGTTCGACTTGCATGTATTAGGCACGCCGCCAGCGTTCGTCCTGAGCCAGGATCAAACTCTCCATAATAGAAGTTCGATGGCAGGGCTTCCAAAGGAAGTCCCGAGAATCGAATCTTCATAGTTATTGAAGCCTTTGAGGCTCAATCTGTATTGCTGGTTTGCCTTCCAATGACCGAAGTCATCTTCCGACGTTTGTTTGTTTCTTACGCTCAATGTTCAGTTTTCAAAGAACAATTTTGTTTCGTTTTTCGTTGTGCACCGCGCTAACGGCGACTTTTATAATATACCACAGCTGACTAGTACTTGGCAACAGGTATTTTTTAGTTACCGTTGTTGTCCGTTATTTCCTTCGTCCGCTTGTCCCCTCAAAAAGTGGGGCGAATGATAATTTAACATATAGGAGGCCTACAGGTCAAGCATTAATTGCAAACTTTCTATCTTTGCGATTTTAACCCCACTGCGTAACGGGTTAACTCCCTAGGAGGTGCGATGCGCGCGTACATGCGGAAGATGATCTTGTAGCGCTTGGAGATCGCTTCCTTTACCGGACCATCCAATCTTCGATCGCTCATATCCAGCAACATCTCATCCATCTCTTTACGCAGAAGGTAATCGAATTCCTTGCATTCCTTTTCCGTGAACATCATACCGAGCATAGAGTGCGGACCCTCCCGTGAAGAAGCAGCGATTTACCGTCATCTCCCGCATAGCAAGGGAGCTTCTTCGGCATGTCCTACTGTTATGCTCTTTTTTAATCTTCTTTATGACAAATTCATCCGTTAACGCACAACTTTAACTCATTAACCATAAGGTGACCGTGCTTTCGACAACGGCTCCGACAAGCAGGAATACGACAATGAGGATAATTGCCGGGACAGATCCCGTAGCCGTTCTTACGAAAGGTTGCCAAGCTTGTGATTTACCCAACGCGGATCCTACGATTCCCTTAAACAATGAAACCCCGAATCGCATGCCGAACGCGCAAGCCAAGAAAACGGCGCTTAATTCGAATATTCCATGCGGCAAAATCCCTTTCACGACCAGCATAAAGACATTTTCGCCCTTAACCGCATACTCGTTCAATAGGTACCCCATGATCATCCCGTTCGAAACTAGCATAACAATCGGCATAATGCCGGCTATCAAGCCCAATCCCATTACCATGATCACATTGAATACATTGTTCAAAGTAATCCGATAGAACGCCGTAAGCTCGGGATTGCTCGACTTGTCGATGTCTCTGGCAATCGCTTCGATTCCTTTTAACTGTTGTTCCACGAATTCTTGAGGCGCATTCGGCGTCCCTCCGATCACCATTCCGGCAAAGAACAGGATGATCGAGAAAATAAAGTACGGACGAATCTCTCTCCACGTCATCAATAGCCCTTGGCGCGAAAACATGTTCCACGACTCCCATCGGTTCCGAATAATGTTATCTTTATTGCTTGATTCCTAGCCTTATGAATAACTCTATGGGTCAAGCATACATTGATAGTAACCAAGATCAACGACTTGTCCGTCCTTAGGACGCAGATAGGCGTAATCCCTTACTATGGAAAGGAGCAGATTTACCTATGAATCATTTTTTCGTATTTAACGGGCGACGCATCAAACGAATCTTCTTCCTTACTGTTGCAGCAATCCTCTCGATCGCTGTGATCTGGGTCGAGAAAAACAACCTGAGCGTGTTCGCTCCGCACCCTCCCGCAGCGGTGTATAACGTACCAACGGAGCGCAAAGTCGTCGCCCTTACGTTCGACATCAGTTGGGGAGAGAAACGCGCCGAACCGATTCTGGAAATTCTCAAAGCGAAGAACGTGCAGAACGTCACCTTTTTCTTATCCTCGCCTTGGAGCAAAACCCATCCGGATATCGTCAAGAAAATAACGGATTCCGGTTACGAGGTTGGCAGTCATGGCCACAAACACGACAACTACAGCCAATACAGCGACGATGAAATCCGTAAACAAATTTCAGTTGCCGACGGAATCCTTAAAGATATGACCGGCAAATCACCGAATTTAATCCGGATGCCGAACGGAGATTTCGACAAAAGGGTGCTTAGAATCGCCGAAGATCTTAATTATAAGGTCATTCAGTGGGATACCGATTCATTGGATTGGAAAAATCCGGGCGTGGATACGATCGTCAATCGCGTCGTAAACAAAGCGCATCCGGGGGATATTATTCTTCTGCACGCCAGCGACTCCTGCAAGCAGACGCATGAAGCGTTACCGATTATCATCGATCAATTGCGCGCCAAAGGATATGAATTCGTAACGGTGTCCCAAATGATTAGTCAGACCGAGACGAACGGCAAAACCGTGGAAGATAGATCCGCATGGAACGAATTGACTTCTCCGTACTTTACTTAGCCGCGGCTGCCGTCACGGGCGCCCCTGCTTGCGCGGGTTTCCCCAATATCCGATGCAACTGCATAATCTGATAAGCATTACAGATAAACAAAGGAACCATCTGATACAGAAGCGACGAGATATCTCCGGTCTTGAAGACGGGCACGGACTCCATAGCCGTAATCGCCACTAAGAAGAAGATCGTCGGTATCCAAGCTCCTGTCGACGTTTGACTCACCTTCATCCAGGCAACCAGCACCGATCCGGCGATAAGCGCCAGCGGCAGAAGCAGATACGTTAAGCTCGGGAAGTTCGTATCATACGTCCAATACGCGATCTCCGCCAATACAAATAAGGCTATGAACCCTTGAATGGCTACCCAGGAATAAGGCCGCTTAAATATACTGCGAGCAATATAATTCAGCATCATGTAGGCGAAAAAGCCCATATGAGCGAATGCGCCGAACGTCATTCCGATCAAAGCCATCATAAGTACGTAGGATAACCAACCACTCGCCTCGACATTGCGAAAATCGGGGTTGAACAACTGGATGCATACGCTGCCGACTACCGTAACGACCGCACCGATGAGAATGGTGATGCCGAATAATTTCATCCATTTACGTAAATTCAAATCCGGAAACCTCCTCTATATGATCAACCTTCATTTTACCATGAACCAGATAAAAAGCCATGAATAAGGCCTTATATTCACAAGGTTGTCGAAGCATACTACAGCCATCACCCTACGGAAGGGAGCTGATCGGTATGCTACCACGATTGCGACGGTATGGATGTATATTGGGCATGTCTTTGCTCCTCACTTCATGCGGAGCCGAATCCGGCGGCAACAACGGCGGAGGCCAAATGAGTTATAAAGAAGTAAAGTCCATGGTTATCGATATTCTCGGCTCCGAAGAAGCCCAGAAAGCGATGGAGAAAGCTTCGACTGCCCAGTATGGCGAAAGTACGCTGCAAATGAAAAGCATGACGCCTTCAGACCAAGCTCAAGTCAGAATCGCCGTTAAAGACGTCCTTACGGCACCGGAATACAAAACCGTCCTAGAGGCGATTATGAAAGACGCCAAATTCGCCGGAGAATTCGCCAAAGCCGTTAGCAAGGACAATAAGCAGATCCACAAAGATTTAATGAAGGATCCGTCTTATCAGAAAGA
Encoded proteins:
- the gerD gene encoding spore germination lipoprotein GerD yields the protein MLPRLRRYGCILGMSLLLTSCGAESGGNNGGGQMSYKEVKSMVIDILGSEEAQKAMEKASTAQYGESTLQMKSMTPSDQAQVRIAVKDVLTAPEYKTVLEAIMKDAKFAGEFAKAVSKDNKQIHKDLMKDPSYQKELVDMFKTPEMMKILSESIKTPDVRKVIMSSVTESMENPLFKLEIMKLLQSVVKEELTPKAEKKEEKKEGQSEDKGGEGGGESQESAQSSGESSG
- a CDS encoding KinB-signaling pathway activation protein; its protein translation is MNLRKWMKLFGITILIGAVVTVVGSVCIQLFNPDFRNVEASGWLSYVLMMALIGMTFGAFAHMGFFAYMMLNYIARSIFKRPYSWVAIQGFIALFVLAEIAYWTYDTNFPSLTYLLLPLALIAGSVLVAWMKVSQTSTGAWIPTIFFLVAITAMESVPVFKTGDISSLLYQMVPLFICNAYQIMQLHRILGKPAQAGAPVTAAAAK
- a CDS encoding stage II sporulation protein M; its protein translation is MFSRQGLLMTWREIRPYFIFSIILFFAGMVIGGTPNAPQEFVEQQLKGIEAIARDIDKSSNPELTAFYRITLNNVFNVIMVMGLGLIAGIMPIVMLVSNGMIMGYLLNEYAVKGENVFMLVVKGILPHGIFELSAVFLACAFGMRFGVSLFKGIVGSALGKSQAWQPFVRTATGSVPAIILIVVFLLVGAVVESTVTLWLMS
- the pdaB gene encoding polysaccharide deacetylase family sporulation protein PdaB, with the translated sequence MNHFFVFNGRRIKRIFFLTVAAILSIAVIWVEKNNLSVFAPHPPAAVYNVPTERKVVALTFDISWGEKRAEPILEILKAKNVQNVTFFLSSPWSKTHPDIVKKITDSGYEVGSHGHKHDNYSQYSDDEIRKQISVADGILKDMTGKSPNLIRMPNGDFDKRVLRIAEDLNYKVIQWDTDSLDWKNPGVDTIVNRVVNKAHPGDIILLHASDSCKQTHEALPIIIDQLRAKGYEFVTVSQMISQTETNGKTVEDRSAWNELTSPYFT